In Acinonyx jubatus isolate Ajub_Pintada_27869175 chromosome B3, VMU_Ajub_asm_v1.0, whole genome shotgun sequence, a genomic segment contains:
- the LOC106969838 gene encoding olfactory receptor 11G2-like → MSMSEANNISGSVSEFILLGFPCRREIQILLFVIFSLIYLLTLMGNTSIICAVWSSRKLHTPMYILLANFSFLEICYVSSDVPKMLANIISQTKSISYAGCLLQFYFFFSMCAAEGYFLSAMSFDRFLAICRPLRYPTIMTYHLCARLVVFCWVGGFLSILMPAVLMSQVPFCGPNIIDHFFCDLGPLLALSCAPVPKTTLTCATVSSLIIFITFLYILGSYSLVLRAVLRVPAGSGRNKAFSTCASHFLVVSLFYGSVMVMYVSPGSRSHPGTQKFVTLFYCMATPFFNPLIYSLRNKDMKDALKKVLGAPSKEITKNKET, encoded by the coding sequence ATGAGTATGTCAGAAGCCAACAATATCTCTGGGTCTGTGAGTGAGTTCATCCTCCTGGGCTTCCCATGCCGCAGGGAGATCCAGATCCTCCTCTTTGTCATCTTCTCCCTCATCTACCTTCTGACTCTCATGGGGAACACATCCATCATCTGTGCCGTGTGGTCAAGCCGGAAACTCCACACACCCATGTACATCCTCCTGGCCAACTTCTCCTTCCTGGAGATCTGCTATGTCAGTTCTGATGTGCCCAAAATGTTGGCCAACATCATCTCCCAGACTAAGAGTATCTCCTATGCTGGCTGCCTGCTTcagttctactttttcttttctatgtgtgCTGCTGAAGGCTACTTTCTGTCTGCAATGTCCTTTGATCGGTTCCTTGCTATCTGTCGACCTCTACGTTACCCCACCATCATGACTTACCATCTATGTGCCCGATTAGTGGTTTTCTGCTGGGTAGGTGGCTTTCTATCCATACTCATGCCTGCAGTTCTCATGTCCCAGGTGCCCTTCTGTGGCCCTAACATCATTGACCATTTTTTCTGTGACCTGGGACCATTGCTAGCCCTGTCCTGTGCTCCAGTTCCCAAAACTACTCTAACTTGTGCTACTGTAAGTTCTCTTATCATCTTTATCACCTTCCTCTACATTCTAGGGTCCTATAGCTTAGTTTTGCGTGCTGTACTTCGGGTCCCAGCTGGCTCAGGTAGGAACAAAGCCTTTTCTACATGTGCCTCACATTTCTTGGTGGTTTCCCTGTTCTATGGATCAGTCATGGTGATGTATGTGAGTCCAGGTTCCAGGAGCCATCCTGGAACACAGAAATTTGTGACCCTGTTTTACTGCATGGCAACCCCATTCTTTAATCCTTTGATTTACAGTCTTCGGAACAAAGATATGAAAGATGCACTCAAGAAAGTCCTGGGAGCACCATcaaaagaaattactaaaaataaggAGACATGA